CAGGCAGTGAGAAGGCGCCCAGGTCCTGCTCCGTCGACGCCGAGGCCGCGGCCACGGTGCCGGAGAGCGGGGCCGCCACGGCCGGGACGGTGATTCCGGCCGAGGTGACGGCGAGAACGGCCGTGACCGCCGCGGCGAGACGCCGTCGGGGTGTACGAACGTGGAGCAAAGGGATCCCTCCCCCAGAGGTACCGGCACGGCGGTGATCCGCCGTTGCGGAGGGGACTCATGGGGAAGGTGAATAGTTGTACGGGAAGGCCGAGGAGCTCCCCCTCTTTTCGGCGTAAGGCCGCCGGAAAGAGGGGGAGTTGTCAGCCGATGGGACGTTCTCAGCCGATCAGGTTGTACGGCGTCGTACCCGGCCGGTAGAGGTCGGTGACCGTCCGCGTGAGCGGCGCCGCCGGGTTGCCCGTACCGACGTACACGTACGTGCCGCTCGGCGCGTACGCCAGCAGGTCGTTGCGGCCGTCGCGGTCGGCGTCGCCGGTGCCGACCAGGTGGGTGAAGCCGCCCCAGCCGCCGCCGAGCCGCACGCGGCTCGCGAAGGTGGCGCCGCCCGTGCTCGGGTACAGCCAGAGGACACCGGCCGTGTCACGGGCGACGAGGTCGCCGTGCGGGGCGCCGGTGAGGTCGCCGACGGCGGTGATCTGGTTGAACGCGCCCCAGCCGCCGCCCACCCTCGTACGGCCGGAGTAGGGCGCCTTCCAGCTGCCCGTGCCCTTGTACATCCAGAGGACGCCGGAGGTGTCGGTCGCGAACAGGTCGGCCCAGCCGTCGCCGGTGACGTCACTGCCGCCGGTGATCTTGTTGTACGCGTTCCAGCCCGCGCTCACCTTCAGGCGGGTCGCGAACGTGCCGTCGCCCTTGCCGAGGTACGCCCAGAGCACGCCCGACGCGTCCCGGGCGACGACGTCGCCCGCCGAGGCCCCGGCGACGTTGCCGACGGCCTCGATCTGGTTGTACGCGTTCCACCCGGCGCCGAGCAGCTGGGGCTGGAGCGAGTGGATGTAGTCGGACATGTCGCCCTTGACGAGGTCGTCCCGCCACAGTCGGCCGGCGGAGTCCCGGAGCAGGAGGTCCGGGGTGCCGTTGTCGGTGTAGTCGTGCCCGGCGGGCTTGCGGACCACCGTGAAGTTGCCGGTCTTCCGCAGCTCCGGACCGATGCCGTTGAGCGGCTTGGCGCGGAACTCCCAGGTGTAGGCGCCGTTGTAGGCGGAGACGCCGACGAGCCTGCCCGACCAGTTGACCGTGACCTTGCTCGTAGTGAAGACAGTGCCGCCCTGGCCCGAGAACGGGAACTGCTCCGTCTTCCCGGTCCGGGTGTGCCGCAGCGTCACCGTGCCGGACACGTTGGGCCGGGACAGGGACCAGGTGAAGGTCGCCTTGCCGTCGTTCTGGTCGAGGTCGACGACCGCGGGGACGTCGGTGCCGGTGAGCGTGACCTCCGTCGGGGCGTCGGTGCCCGCGAGCAGGGTGGCGGCCGGGGTGCCGTCGGCGCCCGGGGCGATCCGGTAGACGCCCTCGCCGTGCTCGATCGTTCCGCCGCGTACGACGAGGGAGCCGTCGGGGGCGTCGGCGACGGTGGTGACGTGCTCCAGGAGCTTGATCGCCGGCCCGCCGGCGAGGGGGCGGGCGGTCAGCGGGTAGAGCACGGACGGGGAGTTGGCGGTGAAGCCGTACGGACGGGAGGAGGTCACCCAGCCGCCCACGAGGCCCGTGTGCATCCCGCCGCCGCCGTCCGGCAGGTATCCCAGATCGGTGTACGTGGGCGTGCCGCCGCTGCCACGCGGGGCCGTGGCGAGGCGGACCCGGTCGGGGGACACGTACTCGACCCAGGACCAGTGGGTGGCCGAGAGGGAGGCGTCGGCGATGGGCCGGGCGTTCGCCGGGAGCGTCTCCAGGACCTCGCCGGTGAACGTGTCCACGGCGGCGACGAAGTTCCGGGAGTCGCCGTAGGGGCCCGTCGCGTAGTGGAGGAGGACCGTGCCCGGGTGGGTCGCGGAGACCTTGCCGAGCCGTGCGTCGGTCGGGATGCCCTTCACGAAAATGGTGTCCGTCGACGTGCCCGACTTACGGAGCAGGATGATGTCGAGCACGCCGTTCTCGGTGGTCGACGCCACCAGCGACGAGCCGGCGACCCCGCGCACGTAGTGCGTGCCCGGGGTCGAGATGCCGGTCAGCATGCTGCTCGGCTGGGCCATGTCGTTGACCCAGTAGGTGGACTGCCCCTCCTTGCGGGAGAAGACGGTGTCCGACCCGTTGCCCAGGTAGGCGGTCTGCGGCTCCTTCAGGACCCGGGTCGAGCCGTCCTCGTAGTTCGTCCAGCGGTACTCGGAGCCGGTCGGGGTCCCGGAGGAGGTCAGGTACCCGGTGACCCCGGCGCTGACGACCTGCGAGTTCTTGGGGAGCGTGACGTCGGCCTGTGCGGTCTGCGGGGCCTGCGGGGCCTGTATGGCAGCGGTGGCCGGGGTCGCGGTCACGGCACCGCCGGCGGTGATGGCCAGGACGGTGACGACGGCGGCGGCGAGCTGCCGTCTGGGGGTGCGGGAGCGAGACAAAGGGATCGGTTCCTCTTCGATTCGTCTGCGATGCGTCACGTGACGTGGTTGATGCCGTAGCCCGAGCTGTTGATGACGAGGGCGTCGGTGGGGACCCGGGTCTGGAAGGGGGTGCGCCAGCTTCCGGTGCCCGGGTAGACGTACGAGGTGTTGTTCGGGCCGTAGACGTAGAGGTCGGCGCGGCCGTCCATGGTGGCGTCGCCGATGCCGACGATCTGGCTGTACTGGTTCCAGCCTCCGCCGACGCGGATGCGGCTGGCGAAGGTGCCGTTGCCGTTGCCGAGGTAGAGCCAGAGGACACCGGCCTTGTCGCGGGCGACGAAGTCCCCTGCGGCCGCTCCGGCGACGTTGCCGACGGCGCTGATCTGGTTGTAGATGTTCCAGCCGGCGCCGACCTTGGTGCGGTTGGCGAGGGGCGCGGAGGCGTTCCCGGTTCCCTTGTAGAGCCACATGACGCCGGCGGTGTCGGTGGCGAGGATGTCGGCGCGCCCGTCGCCGGTGACGTCGCTGCCGGCGGCGAGCTGGGTGTAGATGTTCCAGCCGGCGCCGATGCGGACCCGGTCGGCGAGTTCCTTCGCCTCGTCGCCGGTGCCCTGGTGGAGCCAGAGGACACCCGCGGCATCGCGTCCGACGACGTCGGGCGCGGTCGTCCCGGCGATGTCACCGACCGACTCGATCAGGGAGTAGCCCTGCCAGCCCCCGCCGATGTACTCGGCGCCCTCCCCCGGCACGACCTTGCGGTTCCAGGCGTCGTACATGGTGTCGAGGCGGTACAGGCTCCCCGAGCGGGCGCGGAAGAGCAGGTCCGGCGAGCCGTTGTCGTTGAAGTCGTGGATCTTGGGCTTGCGGACGACCTTGAAGTCGCCGGTCGCGTGCAGGTCCTCGCCGATGCCGTTGTTCGGCTTGGCGGTCAGCTTCCAGGTGTAGTCGCCGTTGAACGCGGCCTTGCCGGGTTCGCCCTCGCTGGTGGCGAAGTTGCCGCGCCAGAGGAAGCCGGTACCGCTGGAGGTGTCCGTCATGGCGTAGCGGTACAGCCGCCCGCTCTTCTTGTGGATCAGTTCCACGGTGACCGAGGCGTGGTCGTGTGACATCTCCCAGTGCAGATGGACCCGATTGTTCCCGGGGTCGAGATCGACGACGGGGCCGACGTTCGTCGAGAGGAGCGTCAGCGCGGTCGACTCTCCTGTTGCGGCGATGAGTTGCGCGGTCGGGAGGCCGTCCGCCCCGAGCGTGATCCGGTAGACGCCCTCGCCCTCGTCGACCGTTCCGCCGCGCGCGAGGAGGGTGCCGTTCGGAGCGGGCACCACGCTCGACACGCGGTCGAGCAGCTTGACCGTCTGGCCGCCGGTGAGCGGACGGGCCGTGAGCGGCAGCAGCGGGTCTCCGGCCACTCCCTCGCCGGTGCCGGTGGACCGGCCGTAGGCGACCCAGTCCCCGAACAGGCTCAGGACCTTGGGGTCGTCGGCCTGGCCGACGGCGATCGTCGTGTCCGTGCCGGACGCCCGGTCGGACACGACCAGGTTCTCGCCGTGCCACCGGACGAGCTTCGTGGCGGAGACGACGACGGGCTCGTACTCACTGGAGCCGCCGGCCGGGGGCGGGTACGTGCCGGTCACCGCGCCCGTGACCAGGTCGATCGCCAGGACGGTCTTGGACCAGTCGGTCCCGACCGGACGGTACGACACGACGGCCGTGCCCGGCGTTCCCGTCGCCGTGATCACGGAGTCGAGGTCGGCGGGGACGCCCTTGACCGTGACGTCGGAGACGGTGGTGCCGCTCTTGGAGACGAGGTGGAGTTCCTGCGACCCGCTCGCGGTCCGCACCTGGACGAGGAGGGTGGAGCCGTACGTGGCCACCACCTTGCGCGTGGAGCCCAGCTGCCTGAGGTCGATGACGACCGGAGCCGCGTCGGGCGCGGTCATGTCTCGCAGCCGGATGACTCCGTAGTCGTACGTGTCGGCGACCGGCACGATGTCGGAGACCAGGGCGTTGGGCAGCGCGGGCCCGGCGGAGTACGCCTCCGAAAGCAGGGTCGAGGTGCCGTCCGGCCGGTACCAGCGGTACTCGTAGCCGTACGTGCCATCGCGGTCGTAGTGCTCGGTCGTGCCGAGGAAGCCGCTCGTCCCCGAGCTGATGACCT
Above is a genomic segment from Streptomyces sp. NBC_00094 containing:
- a CDS encoding VCBS repeat-containing protein, coding for MSRSRTPRRQLAAAVVTVLAITAGGAVTATPATAAIQAPQAPQTAQADVTLPKNSQVVSAGVTGYLTSSGTPTGSEYRWTNYEDGSTRVLKEPQTAYLGNGSDTVFSRKEGQSTYWVNDMAQPSSMLTGISTPGTHYVRGVAGSSLVASTTENGVLDIILLRKSGTSTDTIFVKGIPTDARLGKVSATHPGTVLLHYATGPYGDSRNFVAAVDTFTGEVLETLPANARPIADASLSATHWSWVEYVSPDRVRLATAPRGSGGTPTYTDLGYLPDGGGGMHTGLVGGWVTSSRPYGFTANSPSVLYPLTARPLAGGPAIKLLEHVTTVADAPDGSLVVRGGTIEHGEGVYRIAPGADGTPAATLLAGTDAPTEVTLTGTDVPAVVDLDQNDGKATFTWSLSRPNVSGTVTLRHTRTGKTEQFPFSGQGGTVFTTSKVTVNWSGRLVGVSAYNGAYTWEFRAKPLNGIGPELRKTGNFTVVRKPAGHDYTDNGTPDLLLRDSAGRLWRDDLVKGDMSDYIHSLQPQLLGAGWNAYNQIEAVGNVAGASAGDVVARDASGVLWAYLGKGDGTFATRLKVSAGWNAYNKITGGSDVTGDGWADLFATDTSGVLWMYKGTGSWKAPYSGRTRVGGGWGAFNQITAVGDLTGAPHGDLVARDTAGVLWLYPSTGGATFASRVRLGGGWGGFTHLVGTGDADRDGRNDLLAYAPSGTYVYVGTGNPAAPLTRTVTDLYRPGTTPYNLIG
- a CDS encoding VCBS repeat-containing protein, whose amino-acid sequence is MSPSPTARRRLAAAVITALAVTAGTAVTAVPATATPAATGAVTATPAADPLPVPKLPTKTEVISSGTSGFLGTTEHYDRDGTYGYEYRWYRPDGTSTLLSEAYSAGPALPNALVSDIVPVADTYDYGVIRLRDMTAPDAAPVVIDLRQLGSTRKVVATYGSTLLVQVRTASGSQELHLVSKSGTTVSDVTVKGVPADLDSVITATGTPGTAVVSYRPVGTDWSKTVLAIDLVTGAVTGTYPPPAGGSSEYEPVVVSATKLVRWHGENLVVSDRASGTDTTIAVGQADDPKVLSLFGDWVAYGRSTGTGEGVAGDPLLPLTARPLTGGQTVKLLDRVSSVVPAPNGTLLARGGTVDEGEGVYRITLGADGLPTAQLIAATGESTALTLLSTNVGPVVDLDPGNNRVHLHWEMSHDHASVTVELIHKKSGRLYRYAMTDTSSGTGFLWRGNFATSEGEPGKAAFNGDYTWKLTAKPNNGIGEDLHATGDFKVVRKPKIHDFNDNGSPDLLFRARSGSLYRLDTMYDAWNRKVVPGEGAEYIGGGWQGYSLIESVGDIAGTTAPDVVGRDAAGVLWLHQGTGDEAKELADRVRIGAGWNIYTQLAAGSDVTGDGRADILATDTAGVMWLYKGTGNASAPLANRTKVGAGWNIYNQISAVGNVAGAAAGDFVARDKAGVLWLYLGNGNGTFASRIRVGGGWNQYSQIVGIGDATMDGRADLYVYGPNNTSYVYPGTGSWRTPFQTRVPTDALVINSSGYGINHVT